A DNA window from Lepidochelys kempii isolate rLepKem1 chromosome 9, rLepKem1.hap2, whole genome shotgun sequence contains the following coding sequences:
- the LOC140916785 gene encoding sestrin-3-like isoform X4: protein MTSSDQERPQFLFVKALASRGRLEAVTQQMGYHPQYLDSFLKMQHYLLHMDGPLPFACRHYIAIMAAARHQCWYLVNLHMLQFLRVGGDPQWLRGLDFIPPKLRNLNEINKILAHRPWLISKEHIEKLLKISEQSWSLAELVHAVVLVAHYHALASFVFGCGCELEWLDGRSILKSTLPGNQCFCESASGNSCNLELLRINRKRSLDSCVELESLRERIQRIHLESEGREEMRPPQQDREEDFDGEIVRATDLSCYVQDPDFGYQDFARRDEDQTQIFRVQDYSWEDHGFSLVNRLYSDVGHLLDEKFRTVDGLQSNAMAKRQGCESSVFKRGIWNYIHCMFGIRYDDYDYAEVNHFLERMLKVYIKTVTCYPEKTNPEMFGRFWKQFKHSEKVHVNLLILEARMQAELLYALRAITQYMIS, encoded by the exons ATGACCAGTAGCGACCAAGAGCGTCCACAGTTCCTGTTTGTGAAAGCGCTGGCCAGCCGGGGGCGCCTGGAGGCAGTGACACAGCAGATGGGGTACCACCCGCAGTATCTGGACAGCTTCCTCAAGATGCAGCACTACCTGCTTCACATGGACGGCCCGCTGCCGTTTGCCTGCAGACACTACATCGCCATCATG GCAGCTGCTCGGCACCAGTGCTGGTATCTGGTGAATCTGCACATGCTGCAGTTCCTGCGAGTGGGGGGAGATCCCCAGTGGCTGCGGGGCCTGGACTTCATCCCTCCCAAACTCCGCAATCTTAATGAGATCAACAAGATCCTGGCTCATCGGCCTTGGCTCATCAGCAAGGAACACATAGAG AAGCTGCTGAAGATCAGTGAGCAGAGCTGGTCTCTGGCAGAGCTGGTCCACGCTGTGGTCCTCGTGGCGCATTACCATGCTCTTGCCAGCTTTGTCTTTGGTTGTGGCTGTGAGCTGGAGTGGCTGGATGGCAGGAGCATACTGAAGTCAACGTTGCCAGGGAACCAGTGTTTCTGTGAGTCCGCCAGCGGGAACAGCTGTAATCTGGAGTTGCTGCGCATCAACCGCAAACGG TCTCTGGATTCCTGTGTGGAGCTGGAATCGCTCCGGGAACGTATCCAGAGGATCCACCTGGAGAGTGAGGGCCGAGAGGAAATGAGGCCACCGCAACAAGACAGAGAGGAAG ATTTTGATGGGGAAATCGTCAGAGCCACAGATCTCTCCTGCTATGTGCAGGACCCTGATTTTGGATACCAGGACTTTGCCAGGCGAGATGAAGATCAGACCCAGATATTTAGAGTCCAG GATTACTCCTGGGAAGACCATGGATTCTCGTTGGTAAACAGACTCTACTCTGACGTTGGCCACCTCCTGGATGAGAAGTTCCGTACAGTTGACGGTCTCCAGAGCAATGCCATGGCCAAGCGGCAAGGCTGTGAATCTTCTGTCTTCAAACGGGGCATCTGGAACTATATCCACTGCATGTTTGGAATCAG GTACGACGACTATGATTACGCAGAAGTGAATCACTTTCTGGAGCGGATGCTCAAAGTTTACATTAAAACTGTGACTTGTTACCCAGAGAAGACTAACCCAGAAATGTTTGGCCGGTTCTGGAAGCAGTTCAAGCACAGTGAAAAG GTCCACGTGAACCTTCTCATCCTGGAAGCCAGAATGCAAGCTGAGCTCCTGTATGCACTGCGAGCAATTACCCAGTATATGATCTCCTAG
- the LOC140916785 gene encoding sestrin-3-like isoform X2, translated as MILCPPSTEHPRGNQCQRLQGQVVKMTSSDQERPQFLFVKALASRGRLEAVTQQMGYHPQYLDSFLKMQHYLLHMDGPLPFACRHYIAIMAAARHQCWYLVNLHMLQFLRVGGDPQWLRGLDFIPPKLRNLNEINKILAHRPWLISKEHIEKLLKISEQSWSLAELVHAVVLVAHYHALASFVFGCGCELEWLDGRSILKSTLPGNQCFCESASGNSCNLELLRINRKRSLDSCVELESLRERIQRIHLESEGREEMRPPQQDREEDFDGEIVRATDLSCYVQDPDFGYQDFARRDEDQTQIFRVQDYSWEDHGFSLVNRLYSDVGHLLDEKFRTVDGLQSNAMAKRQGCESSVFKRGIWNYIHCMFGIRYDDYDYAEVNHFLERMLKVYIKTVTCYPEKTNPEMFGRFWKQFKHSEKVHVNLLILEARMQAELLYALRAITQYMIS; from the exons ATGATTCTGTGTCCCCCGAGCACGGAGCACCCCCGCGGAAACCAGTGCCAGCGGCTGCAGGGCCAG GTAGTGAAGATGACCAGTAGCGACCAAGAGCGTCCACAGTTCCTGTTTGTGAAAGCGCTGGCCAGCCGGGGGCGCCTGGAGGCAGTGACACAGCAGATGGGGTACCACCCGCAGTATCTGGACAGCTTCCTCAAGATGCAGCACTACCTGCTTCACATGGACGGCCCGCTGCCGTTTGCCTGCAGACACTACATCGCCATCATG GCAGCTGCTCGGCACCAGTGCTGGTATCTGGTGAATCTGCACATGCTGCAGTTCCTGCGAGTGGGGGGAGATCCCCAGTGGCTGCGGGGCCTGGACTTCATCCCTCCCAAACTCCGCAATCTTAATGAGATCAACAAGATCCTGGCTCATCGGCCTTGGCTCATCAGCAAGGAACACATAGAG AAGCTGCTGAAGATCAGTGAGCAGAGCTGGTCTCTGGCAGAGCTGGTCCACGCTGTGGTCCTCGTGGCGCATTACCATGCTCTTGCCAGCTTTGTCTTTGGTTGTGGCTGTGAGCTGGAGTGGCTGGATGGCAGGAGCATACTGAAGTCAACGTTGCCAGGGAACCAGTGTTTCTGTGAGTCCGCCAGCGGGAACAGCTGTAATCTGGAGTTGCTGCGCATCAACCGCAAACGG TCTCTGGATTCCTGTGTGGAGCTGGAATCGCTCCGGGAACGTATCCAGAGGATCCACCTGGAGAGTGAGGGCCGAGAGGAAATGAGGCCACCGCAACAAGACAGAGAGGAAG ATTTTGATGGGGAAATCGTCAGAGCCACAGATCTCTCCTGCTATGTGCAGGACCCTGATTTTGGATACCAGGACTTTGCCAGGCGAGATGAAGATCAGACCCAGATATTTAGAGTCCAG GATTACTCCTGGGAAGACCATGGATTCTCGTTGGTAAACAGACTCTACTCTGACGTTGGCCACCTCCTGGATGAGAAGTTCCGTACAGTTGACGGTCTCCAGAGCAATGCCATGGCCAAGCGGCAAGGCTGTGAATCTTCTGTCTTCAAACGGGGCATCTGGAACTATATCCACTGCATGTTTGGAATCAG GTACGACGACTATGATTACGCAGAAGTGAATCACTTTCTGGAGCGGATGCTCAAAGTTTACATTAAAACTGTGACTTGTTACCCAGAGAAGACTAACCCAGAAATGTTTGGCCGGTTCTGGAAGCAGTTCAAGCACAGTGAAAAG GTCCACGTGAACCTTCTCATCCTGGAAGCCAGAATGCAAGCTGAGCTCCTGTATGCACTGCGAGCAATTACCCAGTATATGATCTCCTAG
- the LOC140916785 gene encoding sestrin-3-like isoform X1, whose translation MLRPPHHCQSKLFFSFPPALPLLPAGGAAPVLRPGRDNGAGRGRALLQGQRPRDVLAWLRGRRGVPGPGPSAVPPFWGSPRAWSPRQPSERPRPPPNPALPHAGLAIAQGEGLSPGPDSSPPALCIGGAARRSAEGLPWYPVGAAAQQCSRLELDSDASGTVVKMTSSDQERPQFLFVKALASRGRLEAVTQQMGYHPQYLDSFLKMQHYLLHMDGPLPFACRHYIAIMAAARHQCWYLVNLHMLQFLRVGGDPQWLRGLDFIPPKLRNLNEINKILAHRPWLISKEHIEKLLKISEQSWSLAELVHAVVLVAHYHALASFVFGCGCELEWLDGRSILKSTLPGNQCFCESASGNSCNLELLRINRKRSLDSCVELESLRERIQRIHLESEGREEMRPPQQDREEDFDGEIVRATDLSCYVQDPDFGYQDFARRDEDQTQIFRVQDYSWEDHGFSLVNRLYSDVGHLLDEKFRTVDGLQSNAMAKRQGCESSVFKRGIWNYIHCMFGIRYDDYDYAEVNHFLERMLKVYIKTVTCYPEKTNPEMFGRFWKQFKHSEKVHVNLLILEARMQAELLYALRAITQYMIS comes from the exons ATGCTTCGTCCTCCCCATCACTGCCAATCAaagttgtttttctcctttcctcccgCACTTCCGCTGCTgcccgccgggggcgctgcgccTGTGCTGCGGCCGGGGAGAGACAATggggcgggccggggccgggcgctCTTGCAGGGGCAGAGGCCCCGGGACGTGCTCGCTTGGCTCCGCGGCCGCAGGGGAGTCCCGGGGCCTGGCCCGAGCGCAGTGCCGCCGTTCTGGGGCTCTCCCAGGGCCTGGAGCCCCCGCCAGCCTTCAGAGCGGCCCCGTCCCCCTCCCAACCCTGCACTGCCTCATGCTGGACTTGCCATTGCCCAGGGAGAGGGGCTGTCTCCTGGCCCTGACAGCAGCCCCCCTGCGCTCTGTATCGGGGGGGCTGCACGGCGCTCTGCTGAAGGTCTGCCTTGGTACCCAGTGGGCGCTGCCGCCCAGCAATGCAGTCGTCTAGAGCTGGACTCTGATGCCTCAGGAACA GTAGTGAAGATGACCAGTAGCGACCAAGAGCGTCCACAGTTCCTGTTTGTGAAAGCGCTGGCCAGCCGGGGGCGCCTGGAGGCAGTGACACAGCAGATGGGGTACCACCCGCAGTATCTGGACAGCTTCCTCAAGATGCAGCACTACCTGCTTCACATGGACGGCCCGCTGCCGTTTGCCTGCAGACACTACATCGCCATCATG GCAGCTGCTCGGCACCAGTGCTGGTATCTGGTGAATCTGCACATGCTGCAGTTCCTGCGAGTGGGGGGAGATCCCCAGTGGCTGCGGGGCCTGGACTTCATCCCTCCCAAACTCCGCAATCTTAATGAGATCAACAAGATCCTGGCTCATCGGCCTTGGCTCATCAGCAAGGAACACATAGAG AAGCTGCTGAAGATCAGTGAGCAGAGCTGGTCTCTGGCAGAGCTGGTCCACGCTGTGGTCCTCGTGGCGCATTACCATGCTCTTGCCAGCTTTGTCTTTGGTTGTGGCTGTGAGCTGGAGTGGCTGGATGGCAGGAGCATACTGAAGTCAACGTTGCCAGGGAACCAGTGTTTCTGTGAGTCCGCCAGCGGGAACAGCTGTAATCTGGAGTTGCTGCGCATCAACCGCAAACGG TCTCTGGATTCCTGTGTGGAGCTGGAATCGCTCCGGGAACGTATCCAGAGGATCCACCTGGAGAGTGAGGGCCGAGAGGAAATGAGGCCACCGCAACAAGACAGAGAGGAAG ATTTTGATGGGGAAATCGTCAGAGCCACAGATCTCTCCTGCTATGTGCAGGACCCTGATTTTGGATACCAGGACTTTGCCAGGCGAGATGAAGATCAGACCCAGATATTTAGAGTCCAG GATTACTCCTGGGAAGACCATGGATTCTCGTTGGTAAACAGACTCTACTCTGACGTTGGCCACCTCCTGGATGAGAAGTTCCGTACAGTTGACGGTCTCCAGAGCAATGCCATGGCCAAGCGGCAAGGCTGTGAATCTTCTGTCTTCAAACGGGGCATCTGGAACTATATCCACTGCATGTTTGGAATCAG GTACGACGACTATGATTACGCAGAAGTGAATCACTTTCTGGAGCGGATGCTCAAAGTTTACATTAAAACTGTGACTTGTTACCCAGAGAAGACTAACCCAGAAATGTTTGGCCGGTTCTGGAAGCAGTTCAAGCACAGTGAAAAG GTCCACGTGAACCTTCTCATCCTGGAAGCCAGAATGCAAGCTGAGCTCCTGTATGCACTGCGAGCAATTACCCAGTATATGATCTCCTAG
- the LOC140916785 gene encoding sestrin-1-like isoform X3, which produces MLRPPHHCQSKLFFSFPPALPLLPAGGAAPVLRPGRDNGAGRGRALLQGQRPRDVLAWLRGRRGVPGPGPSAVPPFWGSPRAWSPRQPSERPRPPPNPALPHAGLAIAQGEGLSPGPDSSPPALCIGGAARRSAEGLPWYPVGAAAQQCSRLELDSDASGTVVKMTSSDQERPQFLFVKALASRGRLEAVTQQMGYHPQYLDSFLKMQHYLLHMDGPLPFACRHYIAIMAAARHQCWYLVNLHMLQFLRVGGDPQWLRGLDFIPPKLRNLNEINKILAHRPWLISKEHIEKLLKISEQSWSLAELVHAVVLVAHYHALASFVFGCGCELEWLDGRSILKSTLPGNQCFCESASGNSCNLELLRINRKRSLDSCVELESLRERIQRIHLESEGREEMRPPQQDREEDHWRGLMMFSRTIKSRNSRGNHKCACREPAK; this is translated from the exons ATGCTTCGTCCTCCCCATCACTGCCAATCAaagttgtttttctcctttcctcccgCACTTCCGCTGCTgcccgccgggggcgctgcgccTGTGCTGCGGCCGGGGAGAGACAATggggcgggccggggccgggcgctCTTGCAGGGGCAGAGGCCCCGGGACGTGCTCGCTTGGCTCCGCGGCCGCAGGGGAGTCCCGGGGCCTGGCCCGAGCGCAGTGCCGCCGTTCTGGGGCTCTCCCAGGGCCTGGAGCCCCCGCCAGCCTTCAGAGCGGCCCCGTCCCCCTCCCAACCCTGCACTGCCTCATGCTGGACTTGCCATTGCCCAGGGAGAGGGGCTGTCTCCTGGCCCTGACAGCAGCCCCCCTGCGCTCTGTATCGGGGGGGCTGCACGGCGCTCTGCTGAAGGTCTGCCTTGGTACCCAGTGGGCGCTGCCGCCCAGCAATGCAGTCGTCTAGAGCTGGACTCTGATGCCTCAGGAACA GTAGTGAAGATGACCAGTAGCGACCAAGAGCGTCCACAGTTCCTGTTTGTGAAAGCGCTGGCCAGCCGGGGGCGCCTGGAGGCAGTGACACAGCAGATGGGGTACCACCCGCAGTATCTGGACAGCTTCCTCAAGATGCAGCACTACCTGCTTCACATGGACGGCCCGCTGCCGTTTGCCTGCAGACACTACATCGCCATCATG GCAGCTGCTCGGCACCAGTGCTGGTATCTGGTGAATCTGCACATGCTGCAGTTCCTGCGAGTGGGGGGAGATCCCCAGTGGCTGCGGGGCCTGGACTTCATCCCTCCCAAACTCCGCAATCTTAATGAGATCAACAAGATCCTGGCTCATCGGCCTTGGCTCATCAGCAAGGAACACATAGAG AAGCTGCTGAAGATCAGTGAGCAGAGCTGGTCTCTGGCAGAGCTGGTCCACGCTGTGGTCCTCGTGGCGCATTACCATGCTCTTGCCAGCTTTGTCTTTGGTTGTGGCTGTGAGCTGGAGTGGCTGGATGGCAGGAGCATACTGAAGTCAACGTTGCCAGGGAACCAGTGTTTCTGTGAGTCCGCCAGCGGGAACAGCTGTAATCTGGAGTTGCTGCGCATCAACCGCAAACGG TCTCTGGATTCCTGTGTGGAGCTGGAATCGCTCCGGGAACGTATCCAGAGGATCCACCTGGAGAGTGAGGGCCGAGAGGAAATGAGGCCACCGCAACAAGACAGAGAGGAAG ATCATTGGAGAGGACTGATGATGTTTTCCAGGACCATAAAGAGTAGGAATAGCAGAGGAAATCACAAATGTGCCTGTAGGGAACCTGCAAAGTAA